The DNA region TTTGTTTTGTAATAAACCAATAATAATCATAATAATTGATACAATTAAAGCAATTATTTCAAAAACATAAATAATTGTATTGGCTACTTGTGGTTCAATTGCTAAAAACATCATACTTGATAGGTTCATTAAAACATCCCTCTCTAAATTAAATTATGTTCCTATTAATAATACTATAAAATTAACAAAATTATTGTATTTTAAATTAATTTTAATTATTTTTTTCAAGGTTATTTAAATAATGATAAATTATTCCGGTATTATTGCTGCTAGCTAAATTGTATGCTAAATTTAAAATCTTAGTTGGACTATGTTCCATTGCAATTGCATAAGGTAAAATTTTAAACACAGAACAGCCATTATAATTATCACCAAAATATAAAACATTCTCTAATTTAATTTCACATCCTTGCCTTTGATTTAAAATATCAATTAAATGTAAAATTGCTTGCCATTAATTTGAATTACCATGTACAATATCACATCCATATTCAGACAGTGGTTCAACATTAATATTTAAAACTTGTTTTAAAGCTGTATACATTTCTTGAAACATTATTTTGGAT from Spiroplasma kunkelii CR2-3x includes:
- a CDS encoding HAD hydrolase family protein, which codes for MLHLIDILNQRQGCEIKLENVLYFGDNYNGCSVFKILPYAIAMEHSPTKILNLAYNLASSNNTGIIYHYLNNLEKNN